The proteins below are encoded in one region of Metabacillus dongyingensis:
- the galE gene encoding UDP-glucose 4-epimerase GalE, with the protein MAILVTGGSGYIGSHTCVELLNAGYDIIIIDNLSNSNKISLSRIKEITGKDFKFYYLDLLDRDALQSVFIENHIEAVIHLAGLKAVGESVEMPLHYYHNNITGSVILFELMEKFGVRNLVFSSSATVYGTQEHVPLTEKLPLAATNPYGRTKLMIEEILRDIYVSNNKWSIALLRYFNPVGAHPSGQIGEDPNGIPNNLVPYITQVAIGKRKEINVFGNDYDTHDGTGIRDFIHVVDLAAGHIKALEKVMSSVGVSAYNLGTGKGYSVLEMIHAFEKVTGKNIPYKIIDRRPGDIGISYADSTKAQKELDWVAKKGIEEMCSDSWRWQLNNPNGYEVENKKQIVVLTSMPVPVK; encoded by the coding sequence ATGGCAATCTTAGTTACAGGCGGTTCAGGCTATATAGGGTCTCATACATGTGTTGAATTGTTGAACGCAGGATATGACATTATTATTATTGATAATTTATCTAATTCAAATAAAATCTCACTAAGCAGAATCAAAGAAATTACTGGAAAAGATTTTAAATTTTATTACTTAGATTTATTAGACAGAGATGCATTACAATCTGTTTTTATTGAAAATCATATTGAAGCTGTAATTCATTTAGCTGGGCTTAAAGCTGTAGGAGAATCAGTAGAAATGCCGCTGCATTATTATCACAACAATATTACAGGTTCTGTTATTCTATTTGAATTGATGGAAAAGTTCGGAGTAAGAAATCTGGTATTCAGTTCATCAGCAACCGTGTACGGTACGCAAGAACATGTTCCACTTACAGAGAAATTACCTCTTGCAGCAACCAATCCATATGGCAGAACCAAATTGATGATTGAGGAGATATTGAGAGATATATATGTGTCAAACAATAAATGGAGCATAGCACTCCTGCGGTACTTTAATCCTGTTGGTGCTCATCCAAGTGGCCAAATAGGTGAAGATCCAAATGGTATTCCAAATAATTTAGTTCCTTACATTACACAAGTTGCAATAGGAAAGAGGAAAGAGATAAACGTCTTTGGTAATGATTATGATACCCATGATGGAACAGGAATAAGAGATTTTATACATGTTGTTGATCTTGCAGCAGGTCATATAAAAGCCCTTGAAAAGGTAATGTCATCTGTAGGTGTAAGTGCCTATAATCTTGGAACTGGTAAAGGTTATAGTGTATTGGAAATGATCCACGCATTTGAAAAAGTAACAGGTAAGAATATACCATACAAAATAATTGACCGGAGACCAGGAGATATCGGAATTAGTTATGCGGATTCTACAAAAGCACAAAAGGAGTTAGATTGGGTTGCCAAAAAAGGAATTGAAGAAATGTGTTCTGATTCATGGCGTTGGCAGCTCAATAATCCAAACGGATATGAGGTAGAAAACAAAAAACAGATAGTGGTTTTAACATCGATGCCCGTTCCTGTTAAGTAG